In Phycisphaerae bacterium RAS2, the DNA window CTCACCCCCAGCGGCACAAACACCGCCCCGCCATTGTCGCCTCGGCTGTCGCGAATCAGGCAGTTGCGAACCACAGCGGGCCCCAGACACCGAACCGCGCTGCCGGCATCATCAGGAAAGATCCCGTTCGCATTGCCCCACGCAAGGACCAGACCATCCAGCTCGCGCGGCAGGCCGCCTGCCGTCAGGGTCACGACGTGAAACGAATTGTCGGATGAAACGCCGCCGACGCCGATGTCACCGCTTAACGTTGTGACATACAAACTCGGATTGCGCTGGTTCGGATCGCCGCTCGCGTTGCCGGCATATCCGCCTTCGAGAATCACACCCGAATTAACGACAAACGTAGCAGACCGGTCCGCGCTGCCGTCATCCGGCTTGTAGGTCCCGCGTGCGATTCGAATCCGGCTGCCCGATTCCGCGACCGCCAACGCATCGTTCAGGCTCGTGAAAGCGTCCTGCCAGCTTGATCCGTCCTGAACCCCTGGCGCAGCAAGGTCCACATACAAATCGCTTGGTGCCTGGGCGCGCGCAGCGGGGGCAGCCGAAAGCCCCCCAATAAGAAGGACCAGTCGAACAGCACACAACGATGCAGGTATGCGAACAGGCGATGTGTCGGCTCGCACGCCCCTCTACCCTTCCTCCGGCTCCGGTCCAGAGGCCTCCAGTGGGCACAATTGTAACCGGGCAGCACTGTCTTCCCAAGTCTTTTTAGGGCATCAACCCTAGCAAAAAAGGCCGTGCCCCTTTGATACAAAAGGGGGCACGGCCGAGTTATGGCACATCCGGAGACCGAACCGGCCTCCTGAATTTGCGTTGCTGTTATCCGGCAATGACCGGCTGGCGCACCCGCCGCCGAACCAGCGCGATGCCGCCCAACCCCAGGAGGCTCAATGTTGACGGCTCCGGCACGTACTCATACGTCACCTTCACCTTAACATCGAGCTGCGGATTCTGAACTTCCAACTGCCATGCGTCGGGCGCGTTGCCCTGAAACTGGAGGTCTTGGGACATCAGGTCCGGACTTGCAAGGAAACTCACAATGTTCGGCCCATTCGTGCTATACAAGCCGACCGCGGGATTGTGCGAACTCGCCAGCGCCAGCGAATAGCCAAACGTGCCGAAGTCGATACCGTCCGGTGGTGTGCGGTCGAAGATCAGCGGACTGCCGCCGTCGTTGTCATCGGGCAGGAGGTTGACAAACGGCGTGAACGCCAGAAAGTTCCCGCCCGAAACAACGCCCGGTCCCGTAAGCGACCAGATGCGCGTCAACCGCCCGCGAACGGTCGTGCCCTGAAACGGATCATCGTTGTCGGCGGACATTTCAACCGATGCACTGTGGAAGATCTCCACCAGTACGTTGATCAATGTGAGTGTTCCGCCCTGATTGTCGAAGCTGGGCACGTTGATTTGTGCCACCGGTTCCAGATCGCTCACGAAATGCGCTGACCCCATGTGCATGATGGAGTCGGCCTTCGTCGCTGTTACGCCGCCGAGAAAAAGCCCGGCACCCAACGCAAGAACAATTCCGCGATTCATACATCCCCCTGTTCGCCTAGACGGCCGGCCGGTACATCACGGCCCACCGTGCCCCGTTGTGTGATCCCCCTCTTGACCTGTCCGGCGTGCGAGACCCGCCCCCCACAGGAAGAGTTGCTACTCGATACTATTCACCAGGAATTTCGGCTGTCAAAGGAATTTGCGATTGTTTCGCGAGAAACTTGAGAAATGGGCCGCCAAATGTGGACGGCCCCAAAAAGACATCGTGATGAATGCCGCGAGGTCGGATCATTCGAGGTGATCGGTCCGAAACGCGCGAGAGAGATGGGCGCAAAAAAAAAGGACCGCCCCGAGCGGGACGGTCCTTTGAGGTTACAACTGCATCTTTGCGGACGTTCTTAGCGTCGGCTGCGGCGAATCAGGCCAACCAGGCCCAGTCCGAGAAGCGAAAGGGTGGAAGGCTCCGGAACATAGTCGTATGTCACCTTCACTGTCACCGACAGCCGGGGATTTTCGACTTCAAGGGTCCACGCATCGGGGGCCTGGCCCTGAAACTGAAGGTCCTGGCTCATCAGGGTCGCTTCAACGTCGAAGTTCACCAGACCTGGGCCCGGCGTTGCGTACAGGACCGTCGCAGGATTCGACGAATGCGCGAGCAACGGACCATACCCAATCGTGCCGAAATCGACACCATCCGGACCGGACGGATCAAAGACCACCAAGTCGCCATCATCCGCCGAAAGATTCACGAATGCGGTCGACGTCACATTGTTCCCACCAGCCACAACGCCGGGGCCGGTTGCCGCGAACGTGCGGAACATTCGACCGCGTACGACGGCCGGGCGGAACGGATCATCGTTGTCCGCGGCCATCTCGACAGAACCCTGGTGAAAAATCTCAACAAGGACGCTGTTCAGCGTGAGGGTTCCGCCCTGCGTATCGAAGGACGGAAGCTGAATCTGCATCATGTTGTTCGGCGGCAGGTCGGTGACGAACTCCACTTTGTCCTGAAAGCTGATCGTGTCAGCATTCGCCGAAAGCGAAAATGTCGCGCTCAAGAGAGCAATTGCGACGACGGGTACGAGACTGAACTTCTTCACTTCCATCCTCCCAGAAGACCTTCGCATGCCTGTGCGAGAGTCAGGCAACCCGCCCATCAGTGGGCAGGTGCATTCGGTCCTTCAGGAGAAAGAGTATCAGAAATAGGATTGGATGTCAATAGGCAGGCCGCGCGCGAAGCGCGGATCCCCGCTGGCCCATGCCATGAGGGGGCAATCCGGCAGCTGCATTCTCAATTTCGCCATAAGCCGTTTCAGAGAAACGACTTAAAAACTCTACCGCGGCAGCCTTCGCCGTCGAACCAGCATAGCACCCGCACCCAGCGCCAAGAAACTTAGGCTTGCCGGCTCGGGGACATACTCGTACGTGACCTTCACAACGACCGTCAACGACGGATTCTGAACGTCCAACTGCCACGCATCGGGCGGCGTTACAAATTGCAAGTCCTGCGACATCAGCAGCGGCGTCACAAAGAAATCAACCGTGCCAGTGTCGGTGTACGGCCCGAAAGCCGGGTTGTGCGAGCTTGCAAGCAACGGGCCGTAGCTAAGCGTGCCGAAGTCAACACCATCCGGTCCAGTTGGATCAAAGTTAAAGGGATTTCCACCGTCGGTATCGTCCCCCAGAAGATTCACAAACGGAGTCTGCGTGATCTGGTTACCGCCGGATACCACACCGGGGCCGGTCAACGACCATTGTCGAAACATTCGACCGCTTACCGTTGCGCCCTGAAAGGGATCGTCGTTGTCGGCCTTCAACTCGACCGATGCAAAGTGCGATACCTCGACCAGGACGTTCGTCAGTGTGAGCGTGTTGCCCAGCGTATCGAACGCCGGCAGCGTGACCGTGCCCGTCGGTTGCAAGTCGCTGACGAACTTGATCTCGTCCATGAAGCTGATCGAGTCGGCCGACGCAGGCGACGCGATGGTCGCGAGCAGCCCGCACGCGACGACTGTTGTCAAGATTCCTTTCATCCTCCGACTCCTTTTCCGTTTTACTGCATTGACTCTGCGAACACGCACTTTCGCTGGGAAAGCACGCGGGAGTTGTGCTTCGTTCCGGTGCGGATCGCCCACGGCGAACCATTCACCGCCGTCGAGTATATCCGACAACGACTGTCCGTGTAAAGGAAAATCGCAAACCAAATCGTCCGCTAAACGGGAATTTATCGTGCAAACACGCACATTTCCGGCGGTCCATTTCGCCAAATGACAAGCGTATAATATCGGAAGTAAAACCCTTTAGTATATCCGGACCGCGACGTCCAATCAATCCGCCAAAAAAGCGAGCGCCTGGTCCGTGCGGCCGTCCATCACCACGCGCACATGGCGCCCGCCCGCGGCAACCGACACGTCGATCAATCGCACCACGTCTCCCATTTCTCCCTCGCCCGGCAGGATACTCGAAAGTTGATTGTCCGACCCGCTCAAGAACGTCTCGTTGAACCGATTGCGCCGATCGTCCGGATACAAGGGCAGGTACGCAATGCCGGCCTCCACGAGATCTTGAAAGAAATGCGTCCCGAACGAGACCTCCGGCACGTAGCCATCGCGCTCCCGCGCCACCTCAATGAGCATCTTCGAGCGATTGATGTCCGCATAGCTCACCGGCACGCCCAGTCGCTTGTCATTGCTGCCCCACCGGCCCGGACCGATCAGGATGAACCGCCGGTCGCGCAGCCTCTCATTCAGCGCCCCGATGACCCGCGCCACGTGCACCCGCTTCTCGTTCGAATCCAGACGATCGTAGTCCCTCGGGTCCACGTAGATCACGTACTCAATCCCGTCCACGATTCCCGATCGCACAAACCGGTTGGCGCTGAAAATCGTCCGCTCCTCCGGCACATCCGCCGGGATCGTGACCTCCTCCATCTCCGCCAACTGGCTCAATGTTCGACATTGGAGGAGATACAGTCTCTCCCCATCGTGCGCAAACTCCACGTCCACCGGCACGCCGTACGCCAGCTCCAGCCGACGAAGCAGGCCGCGCATCTGCTCCGAAAACACCCCCTCGCTCATCAACTTGTCGAACGTCACGACCAATTGCGACGCCGGGGTGTCGATGTAGGTCCCCGTCGGCGGAACGAGCATTCCGTCCTGCGAGATCGACACAATTCGATCCAGCAGCCCGAACTTCCCCTCCTGCCGATAGACATCCTCAAACGAAACCGATTCCAGGCGATTCTTCGACAGGTTGATCACGTCGATCGTTCGCTGCGATCGCCGCGTGATTTCGGGAATGGATGACTCGTGCCGAAGCGTCGGCATCCCCAGCGCCACCATTCGCGGAAACTCCGATGCCACCCGATCCACCGCACGCGTCCCCAGCCCCATCACGATCCGCATCAAGCCGTCCTCTCGGCGAATCCGCGGGCTCCACCGATACTCGTTCCGACTGAACGCCACGCCTGCAAACGCCGGCGCGAAATACGGCCCGAAACGCTGCCCCACCACCTTCTGGATCAGGACCGCCATGTCTTCTTCGTAGTCCAGCAGATCATGCTCCCGCCGATAGAGCAACGGGTCCGGCCCCAGCGCGCTGGCGAACACCTCGGCAATCGCGCCCAGCAACGCCGCGAGCCGCTTTTCCAGCGACCCCTGATTGCCCAGAAAGAAACTCGCATACTTGCCTGAAAACGCCGTGCCGAAGCGGTCTTCGAGCAGGCTGCTGGACCGAACGATCACCGGATGATGGCCGATCTCTTCCAACAGGCGCCGCAACTGTTCCACCACGCGTACCGGGAACTTCCCATTGCGAAACACCTGTTTGATCAGGCGATAGTCCTTGCGGATCTCCTCCGCAGTCTTGTATTTCTGGTTCTGGTACTCGCCCAGGTCGTTTAGCTTGATGAAGTCCTCGATCACGTCGGACCGCAGGTAATACGATTCCGGGATGGCGATGCCCGCGCAATCCGCGACCGCCTGCTGAATCCGCGCATCTTTCTCCCGCTCGCGCCCGGACGGCTCCGGGCCGCGCGTCAGGATGCGATGGGCGAGGAACATTCCGGCCGCCTTGCCGCCGATCCGCCCCATGCCGGCTTCGTCGCCAATGAGTCGCGGCACGATCTCGCCGAAATCGCGAATACGCAGGTGCCACTTGGCGATGCCGATGAACTCAAGCTGATCGCTGATGAGATGGCGGATCAGCCCCACGCGAATCCCCATTGCCTCGTCGGGCTGAAGATGTGACTCCCCTTCGGGCAGGGCACAGAATCGTCGCACGGCGTCGGACAGCAATCGGAACGACACGGCGGACAACGACACGATCGCGCGAAGTTTGTCGGCTTCCTCGCGCTTGAGCGCGAGATTCACCAGATCGTCTATTTCCCGTGCCGACAGGTGCTGCCCGGCATACCAGCGCGTGAGGCGATTGACCGCCGTGCGCTCCGCTTCGTCGCCGCGCGGCGCCTCGGCGACATTGGGGTTCCCGGTGCCCGATTCGACCTGCTCTCCGCGGGCCTTCTCATACATCTCGTCGATGGAGATTGCGCCCTTCTCGTGAAGCGCCACCTGCAACTGGCGGATGATCCGGTCCAGGAGATGCGGGTATCGCGCAAGATACCCATCGAGCACCGACGACGACTCGACCGTGTTGTCCGCGTCAGGATTCATGGCGTGCGGGAATTCCTTTGCGGCCGATTTCAAATGAAGGTGAAGTTAGCCGACGCGCCGTCTTCCCGTCATTCATTTCGTCGGGGCGATTCGCATGCCATCCTACCGGCTTCGCGTCCCGTTCACTCGTCCGGCGCCTTGAGGCCGAGAGAGCCGTCTAATCGGCGAATCGCAGAGATGGACCATCCCCGAGAACGCGGCCCGCTCATAACTCTAGGCATTATAGCCTGTTACAGCAGGCCAACCAACCGGTTTCCCTCCCCTTTGCGTTTCAGCCGATAGTCACTTAGACTATTCCGCGTTCGATGGACGAGCATGGATGGCCGTTCTCTGGGTCGCCCCGAGGGGGCATGACCGGCTGTATCCGTCTCGCCATCGAGCGCACAGACAGGAGTGATTGGCCGTCACATGATCAAAGTTCGACCCCGCCCCAACGAGCCGGTACAGCAATTGATGCGTCGCCTGAAGAAGCTTTGCGAGCGCGAGGGAGTCTTGCGCGAGATGAAGCGGACGGCCTATTACGAGAAGCCTTCGGATCGCAACCGGCGCAACCTGCGCAAGGCCAAGCGCCGCGTGCAGAAGTTCGGCGAAGTTCCGGCTCGCTGATGTTCAAGTCCACCAATTTGTCTATTTAATTCCGTGAGGTTTCATCGCGCTGTTTTCGCGCGCCGTTCGGGCAGCGGGATCGCGCTCGTTCCTCGCGCCAGGGGTTGCGGGAGCCGCCACGAATACGGCAACGGCAAGGTGGGCAGTGCCCACCCTACGGGATGCAAGGCAACGGGGAGTAGTCACTCTATGGGAAGTACGGCAGCATCACGAAGGCTACCGTCATCATGAATCAATGTGAATGTCCACGGCGCGGCCTAAGCCGAGCGCGAAAGGTGCTGGCGGGGGCGCGAGCAGTAGTAGACGCCGCCGGGCGGGACGTTCATCCAGACCATGCGATAGTTCACATTGTCAAACAGGCGGTGATAGAAACCCTTGAACAGCACCGGGGCCACGGTGATCTGAATGAACATGCCGTTGGGGGTCAGCGATTCGCGCAGCCACTGCCACAGCCGCACGGCCGCTCGCTTCGGCAAACTGGGCGTAGGCAGGCCGCTTAACACGTAGTCCACCTTCTGAATTCCGAGCTTGGCCAGCGGCTCGCGCACGCGCGTCGCGTCGCACTGCAGCAGGTTCGCTTCGGGGAAACGCCGGCGCAACACCTCGCAGAAATCGCCATCGTTCTCGACCGCCACGAATCGATGGTGCGGCCGCATGTTCTCCAGGATCTCCTGCGTCACCGGGCCGGTGCCCGCGCCGAGTTCAACAATTGTTGCGGGCTTGCTCCAGTCAATCGGCCGAAGAACGCCGGCCACCAGCGATGGGCTGGAGGGCACGGCGGATGAGATGGTTCGCCCCTTGGCGAGAAACTTGCGGAAGAACAGGCTGAAGTCAGCGGCCTTGGCACGGCGCTCACCGAGCGTCGACGCAGCCATTTCGGGTTCGGCGACGTTTGCGTTCAACGGATCGTGGCTCACATAAGCTCCGTGAAGAAAAGTAGAGGATGCTGCATGGATGCCGGACTTTGCCGGCGGTGCCGCTCCCGGCGAATTCAACAGACTCCGTTCCGCTGTGCGGGGCGATCCGGCGGACCGGCAATCGGCGGCGTTGCGCCGAGACCGATCACTGCCTTCAACAACCTACCGCATACGCTACGTTCGCGTTCGTTGCACCGCGCCGGTACGAACGCGCCGCGTGTTGTCCTGCAGCGCCGCGCCGGCCGCCACAGACTGGGCGTTGCAGGACTTGAACCTGCGACCTCCTGCATGTCGAGCAGGCGCTCTAGCCAACTGAGCTAAACGCCCCAGGGCCGCTTCGCGCCACCGCGCTACGACCATTCAGGAATGGTTAATGAGAACCCCCCGAATGTCAAGCGTAATGCCCGCAATACGTTGCGCCAGACACGCCCGCCGCCGCTTGACGCCCTGCGTTTTCGTCCTTATAAACATGGGTCCGATCGGCCCACGAGGCCGACGGTCGCGCGACTAGCTCAATTGGCAGAGCAGCTGACTCTTAATCAGCGGGTTCGGGGTTCAAGTCCCTGGTCGCGCAGTGCTTCCTACCCAGTCTGGAACGGCTCCTTGCCGACCACCCCCGAAAAACTCGGCCTCTGGCTCGTCGGCGCGTCCGGCAATGTCGCGACGACGGTCGCCGTCGGTCTGGCCGCCATGCACTCGGGGCGCGTTCGACCCATCGGGCTGATTACGGAATCCCCCGCCTGTCGCGGCCTTCAGCTCGCGCCGTTTGCGTGCATCGTCCTTGGCGGTCATGAAATCGCACGGCGCACGCCGCATCAGACCGCACATGAATTGGCGGACCAGAGCGGATTATTCGGCACGGAATTGCTTAAGGCCGTCGCGCCGGCGCTGCGTCGATACGGCCGGCAAATCCGTCCTGGCTACGACCCACGCTCCCCAAGACGGGTATCAGCCGCGAGCGTGATTGCGCGACTTCGCCGGGATATCGACGCATTCAAGTCATCGCAGCGCTTGGCTCGCGTGGTCGTGATTCATGTTGCTTCGGCCGAGGCGATGCATGACGCACGCAAGTTTCCGCGCGATTGGAGGGCCTTCGAATCGATGCTGAAACGGCGCCGAGCGGCCGCCGTTCCACCGAGTGTGCTGTACGCGCTCGCGGCGATTGAGGCCGGGGCGGCGTATGTCAATTTTACGCCGGCAGTCGGCGCGGACCTTCCTGCGATTCGGGCGCGGGCGGCGCAGCGCGGCGCGGCCCTCATGGGGTCGGACGCCAAGACGGGCGAAAGCCTTCTGCGATCCGTGCTCGCACCGATGTTTTCTGATAGATGTCTGGATGTACGAAGCTGGACCGGCGCCAACCTGCTGGGCAATCGCGACGGCGCAAACCTGTCTGATGCGAAGGTCAAGGTCGCCAAGCTCCGCTCGAAGGACGCCATCCTCGCGTCGCTGCTTTCACCGCGGCCCGACACACACACGGCCATTGAGTTTGTCGCGTCGCTGCACGACTGGAAGACCGCGTGGAATCACATTCACTTCGCCGGGTTTCTCGGCACGCCGATGGCGTTGCAGTTTGTTTGGCAGGGGTGTGATTCGATCCTGGCCGCGCCGCTGGTCATCGACCTGGCGCGGCTGGCAGACCTGCACCTGCGCCGCGGCCGCTCCGGAGTCATGTCGCATCTGGCCGCATTCTTCAAGGCACCAATGGATTCGCGCGACCATCACTTTCACCGGCAAATGGCGGCCCTGCACGCCTACCTCGACAACGCCCGCGCGGAGGCCCGCCGATGACGCCGCGCCTGGCCTACAGCGCGAATGCCTACATGCGCTACGACGTGTTGGAAGCGATTCGGCGCATTGCGGAAGTCGGCTACCGTGGAATCGAACTGATGGCCGACGCGCCTCACCTGTGGCCGGCCGAGACCACGCCGCAGACGATCGACGCCGTGCGCACGGCCCTTGAGCAGCGCGGCCTGACAATCTCCAACATCAACGCCTTCATGATGAATCGCATCGGCGACCCGCGGCAGCCCTATTGGCACCCGAGCTGGCTGGAGCCGGATCGGAGATACCGACAGGTGCGCATTGATCACACGCTCGCGGCGCTGGCGCTGGCACGCGACCTGGGCTCGCCGCACATCACCACGGAGCCCGGCGGGCCGAAACCCGACGGCATGACCTGGCGCAGCGCGTTTCAGCTATTTGTCGAGATGCTCAAGCCGGTGGTGGAACGCGCAGAACAACTGGGCGTGCGGCTGCTGGTCGAACCCGAACCGGGATTGCTGATCGAGCGGTGCGAACAATACCTCGAGCTGGCTGACCGGATTGCCTCGCCAGCCCTGGGATTGAATTTCGACGTCGGCCACGCATACTGCGTCAAAGAATATCCGGCCGTGTGGATCCCGCGTCTGCGCGAGCACACCGTGCATTACCACCTTGAAGACATCGCGGCGACGCGCGTACACGAGCACCTGGTTCCCGGCCGCGGCGCGATTGATTTTCCCGCCGTGCTGGCAGCGATCGGACAGGCGTATTTCGACGGCGGCGGCTGGGCGACCGTCGAATTGTATCCCTACGTGGACGACCCCGACGGCGCGGGCCGCTCGGCGCTAGCATTTCTCCACGACGCGGCGGCGGCCTTATGAGCAAACTGCGAGCCTACGCCGAGCTGGTGCGGCTGCCGAATCTCTTCACGGCGGCAGCCGACGTGTTGGCGGGCTACTGGCTCTACACACGCGAGCTCTCCCCGACGCCGGTGCTTGCCGCGCTGGCAATTTCATCCGTTTGTCTTTATGCGAGCGCCGTCGCCCTGAACGCCGTTGTGGACGCGGAGCTCGATCGGACCGAACGGCCCGGCCGCCCGATCCCTTCGGGCCGATTGACCCTGCACACCGCGCGACGATGCTTCGCATGGCTGGCGCTGCTGGGTCTCGCGTCGGCGGGGGCGGCATCGATCCTCGCGCAGACACCGGCCTGCATCGCCTTCGCCGGATTGATCTTCTTTGCCGGCGCCTTGTACAACCTTGGCGTCAAACACACCCCGCTCCGCGCTGCGAACATGGCGACGTGTCGCGGGCTGAATCTCGCCTTGGGCATGTCGGGGCACGCCGCAGTCGCCGGCCTGCCGCTGCTTGCGTTTTTTACATTTGTCGCTGCACTGACTCATTTCGGTCGCGACGAAGCAGGCGCGTCGTCGCGGAGCCGACTGAACGGCGGCGCCGCCGGCATCCTGATCGCCTTGCTGTTGCTCGGCTATTTTGCAGCCGAACGCATGATGGTCGATACGGCCGTGTTGGTGCTTTGGCTGGCTCTCGCCATTCACCTCGGCCGCGTCGCGCTACGTGCCGTCAAACGCCCCGATGCCGCCACCGTGCAATACGCCATGGGTACGTTCATCCTTGCGATCATCCCGTTTGACGCGATCATGGTGTGCGCGGCGCACGGCTGGCGCGGCGGCGTGCCCTTCGCCGTACTGCTGCTTGGAGCGGTGATCGCCGGGCGCTGGGCGCGACCCACTTGACCGCCGCCGAGATCATGCAGGATACCAGCTTGGTACCGATCCTCTCCTATAACACCAACGGTTTCGCGCACCATCGACTGCCGGAGGCGATCGAAGTTCTTTCGGGGATTGGATACCGCCATGTCGCGATCACCCTCGACATTCATTCGCTCGACCCCGCGGGTGGCAATCTGGATGCTCACATCGCCAGCATTCGAGACTTGCTGGCAAGGCACGAGATGGCCTGCACGATTGAAACGGGCGGCCGCTTCATCCTGGACCCGCACCGCAAGCACTGGCCCACGCTGGTCAGCGGCGACGCGCGCGACCGGCAGCGACGGATCGACTTTCTGCGCCGCGCGATCGACATCGCCGGAGCGCTGGACGCCGACGCCGTCAGCTTCTGGTCCGGCGCAATGGAACGCGACCTGCCCGTTGATTCAGCATGGTCACATCTCCGGGAAAGCTGCCGCGAGCTACTGATCCATGCGCGCGACCGCGCCGTGCAACTGGCTTTCGAACCGGAACCGGGCATGTTCATCGAAACCTGCGACCAGTACGCGAAGCTGGCCGGTGAAATGGTGGCGATCTCGAGCGGCATCCCGCTCGGGCTGGCGCTCGATGTCGGCCACGTTCACTGTCTCGGCGACGGCGACCCTGCATCGCGCATCCGCCAATTCGCGGAATCGCTGCGCGTCATCCACATCGAAGACATGCGCACCGGCCTGCACGAGCACGTCATGTTCGGCGAGGGCGAAATGGATTTCCCGCCGATCATCGCAGCCTTGTGCGACGTGGGCTACACTGGGCCGCTCGTCGTGGAGCTAAGCCGCCACAGTCACGACGCGGTGAACGCGGCGCGACGAGCGTTTGAGTTTCTGTCGTCCATGCTCACCTGATTGACTCTTCGGGGATTCTCGCCATGCCGGATCAAACAACGATCTTTGTCTCCATGCCCGGTCTTCGCCGTCGCGATCTGCAACACATGCCGCGGTTGAGCGCTCTCGCGGCCGCGGGCGCCGTCGCCGATCTCGTGCCGACGTTTCCATGCGTCACGTCTTGCGTTCAGGCGTCCATGCTCACCGGCCGCACGCCGCAGCAGCACGGCATCATCGGCAACGGCTTCTACCATCGCGACCGCAGCGAAGTCGAGCTATGGGTGGGCCGCAACGGTCTGATCGAAGGACCGCAGCTCTGGGGCCGCCTTGCCTCGGCCGGAGTCTCCAGTGCCGCGTGGATGACGCAGAACATCAAGGATGCCCCCGCCGATTTCATCGTTACGCCTGAACCGATCCACCACCCCGACGGCCGAATGGACCTCTGGTGCTATTCCAAGCCTGACGGGCTGTATCAACGATTGTTCAATGATCTCGGCCATTTCCCGCTGATGAACTACTGGGGGCCGATGGCGAACATCAAATCGACCGAGTGGATCGTGAACGCGGCGCTTTGGCTGATCCAGCGCGAGCGGCCGCGATTCAACTACATTTATATCCCGCACATGGACTACGCCGCACAAAAGTTCGGACCGAACAGTCCGCAAGCCGTCGCCGCCTGTGCCGAGGCCGACGGGCAGCTCGGACGGTTGTTCGACGGACTTGCATCCATCGGCGCGAGCGAAGCGACGATCTTCGTAGCCGGCGAGTACGCGCTCACCGACGTGTCGCGCGTGCTTTACCCGAATCGCGTGCTGCGCGACGCAGGCTTCGCCCGAATCGACGAGCGCAACGGCGCGGAGCAACTTAATATCGCCGAAAGCGTCGCCTTCGCTGTGGTCGATCATCAGTTCGCCCACCTTTACGTCAGCAAGCCGGAGGAGATCGACGCCGTCGCGGGGCTGTTCGAGGGGCTGGACGGCATCGCGCACGTGTTGACCGGCCGCGATCGCGCGGCGTTTCATGTCGATCACCCTCGCAGCGGCGAGG includes these proteins:
- a CDS encoding 16S ribosomal RNA methyltransferase KsgA/Dim1 family protein, whose amino-acid sequence is MSHDPLNANVAEPEMAASTLGERRAKAADFSLFFRKFLAKGRTISSAVPSSPSLVAGVLRPIDWSKPATIVELGAGTGPVTQEILENMRPHHRFVAVENDGDFCEVLRRRFPEANLLQCDATRVREPLAKLGIQKVDYVLSGLPTPSLPKRAAVRLWQWLRESLTPNGMFIQITVAPVLFKGFYHRLFDNVNYRMVWMNVPPGGVYYCSRPRQHLSRSA
- a CDS encoding phosphoenolpyruvate synthase, giving the protein MNPDADNTVESSSVLDGYLARYPHLLDRIIRQLQVALHEKGAISIDEMYEKARGEQVESGTGNPNVAEAPRGDEAERTAVNRLTRWYAGQHLSAREIDDLVNLALKREEADKLRAIVSLSAVSFRLLSDAVRRFCALPEGESHLQPDEAMGIRVGLIRHLISDQLEFIGIAKWHLRIRDFGEIVPRLIGDEAGMGRIGGKAAGMFLAHRILTRGPEPSGREREKDARIQQAVADCAGIAIPESYYLRSDVIEDFIKLNDLGEYQNQKYKTAEEIRKDYRLIKQVFRNGKFPVRVVEQLRRLLEEIGHHPVIVRSSSLLEDRFGTAFSGKYASFFLGNQGSLEKRLAALLGAIAEVFASALGPDPLLYRREHDLLDYEEDMAVLIQKVVGQRFGPYFAPAFAGVAFSRNEYRWSPRIRREDGLMRIVMGLGTRAVDRVASEFPRMVALGMPTLRHESSIPEITRRSQRTIDVINLSKNRLESVSFEDVYRQEGKFGLLDRIVSISQDGMLVPPTGTYIDTPASQLVVTFDKLMSEGVFSEQMRGLLRRLELAYGVPVDVEFAHDGERLYLLQCRTLSQLAEMEEVTIPADVPEERTIFSANRFVRSGIVDGIEYVIYVDPRDYDRLDSNEKRVHVARVIGALNERLRDRRFILIGPGRWGSNDKRLGVPVSYADINRSKMLIEVARERDGYVPEVSFGTHFFQDLVEAGIAYLPLYPDDRRNRFNETFLSGSDNQLSSILPGEGEMGDVVRLIDVSVAAGGRHVRVVMDGRTDQALAFLAD
- a CDS encoding PEP-CTERM motif protein is translated as MKKFSLVPVVAIALLSATFSLSANADTISFQDKVEFVTDLPPNNMMQIQLPSFDTQGGTLTLNSVLVEIFHQGSVEMAADNDDPFRPAVVRGRMFRTFAATGPGVVAGGNNVTSTAFVNLSADDGDLVVFDPSGPDGVDFGTIGYGPLLAHSSNPATVLYATPGPGLVNFDVEATLMSQDLQFQGQAPDAWTLEVENPRLSVTVKVTYDYVPEPSTLSLLGLGLVGLIRRSRR
- a CDS encoding fructoselysine 3-epimerase, producing MTPRLAYSANAYMRYDVLEAIRRIAEVGYRGIELMADAPHLWPAETTPQTIDAVRTALEQRGLTISNINAFMMNRIGDPRQPYWHPSWLEPDRRYRQVRIDHTLAALALARDLGSPHITTEPGGPKPDGMTWRSAFQLFVEMLKPVVERAEQLGVRLLVEPEPGLLIERCEQYLELADRIASPALGLNFDVGHAYCVKEYPAVWIPRLREHTVHYHLEDIAATRVHEHLVPGRGAIDFPAVLAAIGQAYFDGGGWATVELYPYVDDPDGAGRSALAFLHDAAAAL
- the rpsU gene encoding 30S ribosomal protein S21, with the translated sequence MIKVRPRPNEPVQQLMRRLKKLCEREGVLREMKRTAYYEKPSDRNRRNLRKAKRRVQKFGEVPAR
- the ino1 gene encoding Inositol-3-phosphate synthase, with the translated sequence MPTTPEKLGLWLVGASGNVATTVAVGLAAMHSGRVRPIGLITESPACRGLQLAPFACIVLGGHEIARRTPHQTAHELADQSGLFGTELLKAVAPALRRYGRQIRPGYDPRSPRRVSAASVIARLRRDIDAFKSSQRLARVVVIHVASAEAMHDARKFPRDWRAFESMLKRRRAAAVPPSVLYALAAIEAGAAYVNFTPAVGADLPAIRARAAQRGAALMGSDAKTGESLLRSVLAPMFSDRCLDVRSWTGANLLGNRDGANLSDAKVKVAKLRSKDAILASLLSPRPDTHTAIEFVASLHDWKTAWNHIHFAGFLGTPMALQFVWQGCDSILAAPLVIDLARLADLHLRRGRSGVMSHLAAFFKAPMDSRDHHFHRQMAALHAYLDNARAEARR
- a CDS encoding prenyltransferase, producing the protein MSKLRAYAELVRLPNLFTAAADVLAGYWLYTRELSPTPVLAALAISSVCLYASAVALNAVVDAELDRTERPGRPIPSGRLTLHTARRCFAWLALLGLASAGAASILAQTPACIAFAGLIFFAGALYNLGVKHTPLRAANMATCRGLNLALGMSGHAAVAGLPLLAFFTFVAALTHFGRDEAGASSRSRLNGGAAGILIALLLLGYFAAERMMVDTAVLVLWLALAIHLGRVALRAVKRPDAATVQYAMGTFILAIIPFDAIMVCAAHGWRGGVPFAVLLLGAVIAGRWARPT